Genomic DNA from Modestobacter versicolor:
CCGGCGACGGCGACCAGCAGGCCGACCAGCACCCGGCCCACGCCGCGGACGGCGATCACCGCGACGGCGGCGGCGAGCAGCAGCAGGCCGCAGGCGCCGACCAGCGGTGCTGCCTGGCCGCCGGTGAGCACGTCCGACGTCGGCGGCAGCGGCGCCCGCCGGGTCACGGTGACGTCGGCCCACGGCTGCGACGACGAGGAGAGCGCCAGCGCACCGGCCAGCGCGCACAGCAGCAGCGCGACGGTCAGCTCCCGCCGCGACGACGACTCAGCCACCGAGCTCCCGGAGCCCCTCCGCCGTCGCGATCGCCGACAGCACGGCGCGGGCCTTGTGCCGGGTCTCGGCCTCCTCGGTCGCCGGGTCGCTGTCGGCGACCACCCCGGCGCCGGCCTGCACGTAGGCCCGCCCGTCGTGCAGCACGGCGGTGCGGATGGCGATCGCCATGTCCATGTCGCCGCTGGCGTCGACGTAGCCCACGGTGCCGGCGTACAGCGCCCGCCGGGTCGGCTCCAGCGACTCGATGACCTCCATCGCCCGCGGCTTGGGTGCCCCGGAGACGGTGCCGGCCGGGAACGTGGCGTCGAAGACGTCCAGCGCGTCGCGACCGGCCTGCACCTGGCCGGCCACGGTGGAGACCAGGTGCATGACGTGGCTGTACCGCTCGATCCGCATGAAGTCCGCGACCTCCACGGTGCCCGGCACGCAGACCCGGCCCAGGTCGTTGCGGGCCAGGTCGACCAGCATCACGTGCTCGGCCCGCTCCTTGGGGTCGGCGAGCAGCTCCTCGGTGAGCCGGACGTCGTCCTCCGGGGTCGCGCCGCGCGGCCGGGTGCCCGCCGGCGGGTGCACGATCGCCCGATCGCCGGTCACGGTGACCAGCGCCTCCGGCGAGGAGCCGACGACGTCGAACGGCGACTCGCGCCCGGCGAAGCGCAGCAGGTACATGTACGGCGAGGGGTTGGTGGCCCGCAGCACCCGGTAGAGGTCGAGCGCGTCGACGTCGGTGGCCAGCTCGAAGCGCTGGCTGAGCACGGTCTGGAACACGTCGCCGGCGCGGACGTGCTCGCGGACCCGCTCCACGCCGTCCTCGAACACCCCGGGCGCCATGTTGCTGGTGACCGGCGGCGCGTCGGCGGTGGCGAGCGTGGCCACGCCCGGGGGCACCGCCTTGGTGAGGTCGGCGGCCATCGCGTCGAGCCGGGTCACCGCGTCGTCGTAGGCGCCGGGCTCGTCGCCCTGCCGCCCGGCGCCGCGCACCACGTTGGCGATGAGCAGCACGGTGCCGTCGGTGTGATCGAGCACCGCCAGGTCGGTGACCAGCGACAGCGCCAGCTCGGGCATGCCCAGGTCGTCGGTCGCGGTCTCCGGCAGCCGCTCCAGCCGGCGGACGACGTCGTAGCCCAGGTAGCCGACCAGGCCGCCGGTCAGCGGCGGCAGGCCGGGCGTGCGGGACGAGCGGAAGCGGCGCGCCAGCGTGCGGACCGCGGCGAGCGGGTCCGCGGGCAGGTCGTCGGTCAGCCCGGGCAGCGGGTCGCCCAGCCAGGTCGTCGCGCCGTCGCGCTCGGTGAGCACGCCGGCGCTGCGGACGCCCACGAAGCTGTACCGCGACCACTGCTTGCCCTGCTCGGCGGACTCCAGCAGCACCGTGCCCGGCCGGTTGCCGGCCAGCTTGCGGTAGATGCCGACGGCGGTCTCGCTGTCGGCGAGCAGCCGCCGGGTGACCGGCACGACCGGGGCGGTGGCGGCGAGGAACTCCGTGCGCGAGGGCGTCGTCTCACCCAGCCGCACGCTGCACCTCCAGGTCGCGGTGGAAGCAGCTGCGCTCGCCGGTGTGGCAGGCCGGCCCCTCCTGGTCGACGAGCAGCAGCAGCGCGTCGCCGTCGCAGTCCAGCCGGACGTCGCGCACCCACTGCCGGTGCCCCGACGTCTCGCCCTTGACCCAGTACTCCTCGCGGCTGCGCGACCAGTAGGTGGCCCGGCCGGTGGTCAGCGTGCGGTGCAGCGCCTCGTCGTCCATCCAGGCGACCATCAGCACCTCACCGGTGTCGTGCTGCTGGACGACGGCGGCGACCAGGCCGGCCGGGTCGCGGCGCAGCAGCGCGGCGACCGCCGGGTCCAGCTGGGTGTCGGGGGCGGGGGCGGACATGGCCTGATCGTCCCACCCCCGGGTCCACCCCGGTCAGCCGCCCGCGGCGGGCGACGGCGCCGGGCGCGCGGGCCGGCGGCGCGCGTCGGGCAGCAGGGTCAGGCCCCCGGCGAGCAGCGCCAGCGCGACGTAGAGCAGCGGGAGCACCCGGACGGTGTCCTGGAAGACCGAGGACGCGATGTCGCCGAGCACCAGGAACCAGTACCCGCACAGCGCCAGCTGCAGGACGGCCGCCCCCCACAGCCAGCGCGGGTCACCGGCCAGCGCCCGGACCCCGCCCACCACGAGCAGCGCGGCGAGGGCGACCTGGAGCAGCGCGAACCAGCCGCTCATCCCCTCGTCGGGGCCGCGGGCCAGGCTGACCAGCGCACCGAAGGCCGCGGCGTACAGCGTGCCGATCAGCACCAGGACGGCGGAGACGAAGCCGACCACCGCGGCGGCGATGAGCGACCCGGGCCGCTGCGGCGCCCGGGGCGGCCAGCCGGGCTGGGGGTACCCGTACGGCGGCGGCGCCCACTGCGGCTGCGGGGGCTGGCCGTACGGCGGGGGTGCGTACTGCGGGGGCGCGTACTGCTGCGGCACGTACGGCTGGGTCGGGTACTGCTCCGGCGCGTACTGCGGCGGGCCGGCGTACGGGCTGGTCGCCTCCCAGTCCGGTGAGGTCACAGCGCGGCCGCCAGGGCCCGGCCGGCGACCCGGCCGGAGAAGATGCAGCCGCCGAGGAAGGTGCCCTCCAGCGAGCGGTAGCCGTGCATGCCGCCACCGCCGAAGCCGGCGACCTCGCCGGCCGCGTACAGCCCGGGGAACGGGTCGCCGCCGGCGCGCAGCACCCGGCCGGAGAGGTCGGTCTCCAGCCCGCCGAGGGTCTTGCGGGTGAGCAGGTTGAGCCGGACGGCGATCAGCGGCCCGGCCTCGGGGTCGAGGATGCGGTGCGGCTGGGCGACCCGGATCAGCTTGTCGCCGAGGAAGGTGCGGGCCTGGCGGATCGCGGTGATCTGCAGGTCCTTGGTGAAGGTGTTGGCGATCTCCCGGTCCCGGGCGACGACCTCGCGCTCGACGGTGGCGAGGTCCAGGTGCGGGGTGTCGCCGGTGACCCGGTTCATCCCGGCGACCAGCTCGGGCAGCGTGGCCGCGACGACGAAGTCCTCGCCCTTGTCCAGGAACGCCTGCACCGGGGCAGCCGCACCCGACCGCACCCGGGTGAGCAGCAGCTTGAGGTCCTTGTTCGTGAGGTCGGGGTTCTGCTCGGAGCCGGAGAGGGTGAACTCCTTCTCGACGATCTTCTGGGTGAGCAGGAACCAGGTGTGCTCGTGGCCGGTCGTCCCGATGTGCGCCAGCGTGCCCAGGGTGTCGAAGCCGGGGAACAGCGGGACCGGCAGCCGGGCGCCGGTCGCGTCGAGCCACAGCGACGACGGGCCGGGCAGGATCCGGATGCCGTGCCGGGCCCAGATCGGCGAGTGGTTGGCGATGCCCTCGGTGTAGTGCCACATCCGGTCGGGGTTGATCACCCGGCCACCGGCCTCCTCGGTGATCTGCAGCATCCGGCCGTCGACGTGGGCGGGCACCCCGGACAGCAGCCGCTGCGGCACCGGCCCCAGCCGGGCCGGCCAGTTCTTGCGCACCAGGTCGTGGTTGCCGCCGATGCCGCCGGAGGTGACGACGACGGCCTGCGCGGCCAGCTCGAACTGCCCCGCCTCGACCCGCGAGGTCGCCGTCCCCCGCTCGGCGTCGCTGGGCTCGAGCACCGCGCCGCGGACCCCGGTGACAGCGCCGTCGGTGACCACCAGGCCGTCGACGCGGTGCCGCGGGCGGAAGTCGACGAGCCCGCGCTCGACCGCCTCGGTGACCCGGCGGGCGAAGGGGGCGACGACGCCGGGGCCGGTGCCCCAGGTGATGTGGAAGCGGGGCACCGAGTTGCCGTGACCGGTGGCGGTGTAGCCGCCGCGCTCGGCCCAGCCGACGACGGGGAAGAACCGCATGCCCTGCTCGCGCAGCCAGGCGCGCTTCTCGCCGGCGGCGAACTGCAGGTAGGCCTCGGCCCACTGGCGCGGCCAGTGGTCCTCCGCGCGGTCGAAGCCCGCGGTGCCGAACCAGTCCTGCCGGGCGAGCTCCAGGGAGTCCTTGACCCGCAGCCGGCGCTGCTCGGGGGTGTCGACGAGGAAGAGCCCGCCGAAGGACCAGTGCGCCTGACCGCCCAGCGAGCCGGCCGGCTCCTGGTCGAGCAGGAGCACCCGCTTCCCGGCGTCGGCCAGCTCCGCGGTGGCGACCAGTCCGGCCAGCCCCGCTCCCACCACGATGACGTCAGCGTCGGTGCTCACGGCCAGACGCTAGCGGGAACCGCGCCCCGGTCGCCCCGGCGACGCGACCCGGCTGCCGCGCGTCCACCGCCGCACCGGCCGCTGCAGCGCCAGGGCCAGGCCGCCGATCGGGCCGACGAGCAGCAGCAGCGCCCACCACACCGCCTGGCCGCCGCCGAGCAGCGCGAAGAACACGGCCAGGCCGAGCAGACCGAGCAGCGGGACCAGGCAGGCGAGGGCGAGCACCGCCGAGCCGCTGACCCGCCGGCTCAGCGACCGCCCGCGCAGCACCAGCAGCGCGCCGGCCAGCGCGGCGACGGCGGGCAGCGCGGGCAGCAGCAGGTACCAGCCCCAGCCCGGGTCGGCGTCCCAGAGGAGCCAGCCGAGGTAGGCGTCCTCCGCGGCGACGAGCACGCCGAACGCGGCGGCGAACGGGGCGGCGAGCGGGCG
This window encodes:
- the hisI gene encoding phosphoribosyl-AMP cyclohydrolase, yielding MSAPAPDTQLDPAVAALLRRDPAGLVAAVVQQHDTGEVLMVAWMDDEALHRTLTTGRATYWSRSREEYWVKGETSGHRQWVRDVRLDCDGDALLLLVDQEGPACHTGERSCFHRDLEVQRAAG
- a CDS encoding anthranilate synthase component I, which translates into the protein MRLGETTPSRTEFLAATAPVVPVTRRLLADSETAVGIYRKLAGNRPGTVLLESAEQGKQWSRYSFVGVRSAGVLTERDGATTWLGDPLPGLTDDLPADPLAAVRTLARRFRSSRTPGLPPLTGGLVGYLGYDVVRRLERLPETATDDLGMPELALSLVTDLAVLDHTDGTVLLIANVVRGAGRQGDEPGAYDDAVTRLDAMAADLTKAVPPGVATLATADAPPVTSNMAPGVFEDGVERVREHVRAGDVFQTVLSQRFELATDVDALDLYRVLRATNPSPYMYLLRFAGRESPFDVVGSSPEALVTVTGDRAIVHPPAGTRPRGATPEDDVRLTEELLADPKERAEHVMLVDLARNDLGRVCVPGTVEVADFMRIERYSHVMHLVSTVAGQVQAGRDALDVFDATFPAGTVSGAPKPRAMEVIESLEPTRRALYAGTVGYVDASGDMDMAIAIRTAVLHDGRAYVQAGAGVVADSDPATEEAETRHKARAVLSAIATAEGLRELGG
- a CDS encoding FAD-binding dehydrogenase, producing the protein MSTDADVIVVGAGLAGLVATAELADAGKRVLLLDQEPAGSLGGQAHWSFGGLFLVDTPEQRRLRVKDSLELARQDWFGTAGFDRAEDHWPRQWAEAYLQFAAGEKRAWLREQGMRFFPVVGWAERGGYTATGHGNSVPRFHITWGTGPGVVAPFARRVTEAVERGLVDFRPRHRVDGLVVTDGAVTGVRGAVLEPSDAERGTATSRVEAGQFELAAQAVVVTSGGIGGNHDLVRKNWPARLGPVPQRLLSGVPAHVDGRMLQITEEAGGRVINPDRMWHYTEGIANHSPIWARHGIRILPGPSSLWLDATGARLPVPLFPGFDTLGTLAHIGTTGHEHTWFLLTQKIVEKEFTLSGSEQNPDLTNKDLKLLLTRVRSGAAAPVQAFLDKGEDFVVAATLPELVAGMNRVTGDTPHLDLATVEREVVARDREIANTFTKDLQITAIRQARTFLGDKLIRVAQPHRILDPEAGPLIAVRLNLLTRKTLGGLETDLSGRVLRAGGDPFPGLYAAGEVAGFGGGGMHGYRSLEGTFLGGCIFSGRVAGRALAAAL